In a genomic window of Branchiostoma lanceolatum isolate klBraLanc5 chromosome 12, klBraLanc5.hap2, whole genome shotgun sequence:
- the LOC136446353 gene encoding uncharacterized protein encodes MLRKMKVLQVDWKQATRHHRKPARCTVPKSGNLSTSARKDITVISSEEHADIPSNHPHTPPPITMSDPVFVNPNSATAMRKVLRHVGKISNIFRYNDNSPGSRKWLVVAMDGLPLGITRNVIKDTLYCNRCKVPFASLEVFQSHVKEEHVGEAIPEVREFDWVVLRVGKLHLAMNALKAFVDLNWDVWFAALAEEMGFKSEGAQRVAKSCADHHKSMQLLQIAIKGVTDELLVPYVREKLRTGEQQSLSADDFLYCWCPKFRNTNVTFLQEQVHLYGLAIKNFHVGTRRNNTQYVQAGVEVFSLLFSGRNHPKYQMIDMLDSMDRAMCPEDLRVFMEKTESVTNGNRSIGEGMDAKLEEKNKASKRLNEDAAHVSITGTPLT; translated from the coding sequence ATGCTCAGGAAGATGAAAGTGTTGCAGGTAGATTGGAAGCAAGCCACAAGGCATCACAGAAAACCGGCGAGGTGCACCGTGCCGAAGTCAGGAAACTTGTCCACCTCGGCAAGAAAGGACATTACAGTCATTTCCTCTGAAGAGCATGCAGACATTCCTTCAAACCATCCACATACTCCACCTCCAATCACAATGTCAGACCCTGTCTTTGTCAACCCCAACTCGGCCACTGCAATGAGGAAAGTCCTCCGCCATGTCGGCAAGATATCAAACATTTTCCGATACAATGACAACAGTCCTGGCTCCAGAAAGTGGCTCGTCGTGGCTATGGACGGTCTGCCGTTAGGAATAACAAGAAATGTAATAAAGGACACACTGTACTGTAATCGTTGCAAGGTGCCCTTTGCATCCCTCGAGGTATTCCAAAGCCACGTGAAGGAGGAACATGTAGGTGAGGCCATCCCTGAAGTTAGGGAGTTTGATTGGGTCGTGTTACGTGTGGGCAAGCTCCATCTGGCGATGAATGCTCTCAAAGCATTTGTCGACTTGAACTGGGATGTCTGGTTCGCAGCCCTGGCAGAGGAGATGGGCTTCAAGTCTGAGGGTGCTCAGCGGGTCGCCAAAAGCTGTGCTGACCACCACAAAAGCATGCAGCTCTTACAGATAGCCATCAAGGGTGTAACAGATGAGCTGCTTGTTCCATATGTAAGAGAAAAGCTGAGGACAGGAGAGCAGCAGTCATTGTCAGCAGATGATTTCCTGTACTGCTGGTGTCCCAAGTTCAGAAACACCAACGTAACATTCCTACAAGAACAGGTTCATCTGTATGGTTTGGCCATTAAGAATTTCCACGTAGGAACAAGAAGGAACAACACCCAGTATGTCCAGGCTGGTGTGGAAGTGTTCTCCCTTCTTTTCAGTGGTAGGAACCATCCCAAATACCAGATGATCGACATGCTCGACTCCATGGACAGAGCCATGTGTCCAGAAGACTTGAGAGTCTTCATGGAGAAGACAGAATCTGTGACCAATGGAAACAGGTCCATCGGAGAAGGGATGGATGCCAAgttggaagaaaaaaacaaggcgtcAAAGAGGCTTAATGAGGATGCAGCCCACGTCTCCATCACTGGTACACCCCTCACATAA